A single genomic interval of Malania oleifera isolate guangnan ecotype guangnan chromosome 13, ASM2987363v1, whole genome shotgun sequence harbors:
- the LOC131146177 gene encoding DEAD-box ATP-dependent RNA helicase 42, which produces MATADEGKHKSKKEDLVRKEDSKRSYSERDRDRERDKERNGERHRDKDREKKDRESRRSERERSVDEKYREREKQRDKHKERDRDRDRTRGREEERERARDKTRDREDREVERDREDRERDKERERESRDRAREREREREREREREDREREREKEREREKERERERAREREREREREREREKREREREERDREKERERERIREREKRRDVDRDDSSDDDDVRNRDRKRRRRDDGYKERERERSGRSRRHKDDSEDSPRRRSDEELDKKEKKTTREEDLAEEQRKLDEEMEKRRRRVQEWQELRRKQEESEREKLGQENAEEPKFGKTWTLEGESDDEEVPPIGKSEADMNMDEDVKHTDENRDAMVVDSENGNAATASQNVGDGEVGDDEIDPLDAFMSSMVLPEVEKLNNAEAPSTINGKNMDLKKKDKVDDQRNGEHPRKGSTKSMGRIIPGEDSDSDYEDLDNDEGSIEDEDDDEFMKRVKKTKAEKLSIVDHSKIEYIQFRKNFYIEVKEILRMTPEEVVAYRKQLELKIHGKDVPKPIKTWHQTGLASKILETIKKLNFEKPMPIQAQALPIIMSGRDCIGIAKTGSGKTLAFVLPMLRHIKDQPPVVAGDGPIGLVMAPTRELVQQIHSDIKKFAKVVGVKCVPVYGGSGVAQQISELKRGAEIVVCTPGRMIDILCTSGGKITNLRRVTYLVMDEADRMFDMGFEPQITRIVQNTRPDRQTVLFSATFPRQVEILARKVLNKPVEIQVGGRSVVNKDITQLVEVRQENERFLRLLELLGEWYEKGKILIFVHSQEKCDALFKDLIRHGYPCLSLHGAKDQTDRESTISDFKSNVCNLLTATSVAARGLDVKELELVINFDVPNHYEDYVHRVGRTGRAGRKGCAITFISEEDARYAPDLVKALELSEQVVPDDLKALADGFMAKVNQGLEQAHGTGYGGSGFKFNEEEDEVRRAAKKAQAKEYGFEEDKSDSEDEDEGVRKAGGDISQQTALAQIAALAAASKVSTASLPNSASAAQLLPNGGLPVSLPGVLGLPIPAATTVVPGTVLPIGPNDGAARAAALAAAINLQHNLAKIQADAMPEHYEAELEINDFPQNARWKVTHKETLGPISEWTGAAITTRGQYYPPGRIPGPGERKLYLFIEGPTEQSVKRAKAELKRVLEDITNQASSLPGGTQPGRYSVV; this is translated from the coding sequence ATGGCGACAGCGGATGAGGGGAAGCACAAATCTAAGAAGGAAGATTTGGTGAGGAAAGAGGATTCGAAGAGGAGTTACTCTGAAAGGGATCGCGACAGAGAGAGAGATAAGGAGAGGAATGGGGAGAGGCACAGGGACAAGGATAGGGAGAAGAAAGACCGGGAGAGTCGACGGTCTGAGAGGGAGAGGAGTGTGGATGAGAAGTATCGGGAGCGGGAAAAGCAAAGGGATAAGCACAAAGAAAGGGACAGGGACAGAGATAGAACTAGGGGCCGGGAGGAAGAGCGGGAAAGAGCTCGTGATAAAACCCGAGATAGAGAAGATAGGGAGGTGGAAAGGGATAGAGAAGATAGGGAGAgggataaagagagagagagggaaagccGAGATAGAgcaagggagagggagagggagagggagagggagagggaacGCGAGGATAGGGAGAGGGAGCGggaaaaagaaagggaaagggagaaagaaagagagagggagagggcaagggagagggagagggagagagagagggagagagaaagggagaagaGGGAGCGTGAGAGGGAAGAGAGGGATAGGGAGAAGGAACGAGAAAGGGAAAGGATTCGAGAGAGGGAGAAGCGTCGGGATGTGGATAGGGATGACAgcagtgatgatgatgatgttagGAACCGTGATAGGAAAAGACGTAGAAGAGATGATGGTTATAAGGAGAGAGAGCGAGAACGGAGTGGAAGGTCGAGAAGGCACAAAGACGACAGTGAAGATAGCCCGAGGAGAAGGAGTGATGAGGAATtagataagaaagaaaagaaaaccacTAGGGAAGAGGATTTAGCAGAAGAACAACGGAAATTGGATGAAGAAATGGAAAAGCGGAGGAGGAGAGTTCAAGAATGGCAAGAGTTAAGGAGAAAGCAAGAAGAATCTGAGAGAGAGAAACTCGGCCAAGAAAATGCTGAGGAGCCCAAGTTTGGTAAGACTTGGACCCTAGAAGGAGAATCTGACGATGAGGAAGTTCCTCCAATTGGGAAATCAGAGGCTGATATGAACATGGATGAAGATGTTAAGCATACTGATGAAAATAGGGATGCAATGGTAGTAGATTCTGAAAATGGAAATGCTGCAACTGCTTCTCAAAATGTGGGTGATGGTGAGGTTGGGGATGACGAAATTGATCCATTAGATGCTTTCATGAGTTCTATGGTGTTACCTGAAGTTGAAAAACTGAATAATGCTGAGGCTCCTTCAACCATTAATGGCAAAAATATGGACTTGAAGAAAAAGGATAAAGTTGATGACCAGCGCAATGGAGAACATCCGAGAAAAGGTTCAACTAAGTCTATGGGCAGGATAATTCCAGGCGAAGATTCTGATTCAGATTATGAGGACCTTGACAATGATGAAGGGTCTATAGAAGATGAGGACGACGATGAGTTCATGAAGAGGGTGAAAAAGACCAAAGCCGAGAAATTATCAATTGTTGACCACTCAAAGATTGAATATATACAATTCCGGAAGAATTTCTATATTGAAGTCAAGGAGATCTTAAGGATGACGCCAGAAGAGGTCGTTGCTTACAGGAAGCAGTTAGAATTGAAGATACATGGAAAGGATGTGCCAAAGCCCATTAAAACATGGCATCAAACTGGACTTGCAAGTAAAATTTTGGAGACAATAAAAAagctcaactttgaaaagccaaTGCCAATTCAAGCTCAGGCGCTGCCTATAATTATGAGTGGTCGAGATTGCATTGGCATTGCGAAAACTGGTTCTGGGAAAACCCTGGCATTTGTGCTGCCAATGTTGAGGCATATCAAAGACCAGCCACCTGTTGTGGCTGGGGATGGACCTATTGGGCTTGTAATGGCACCAACAAGGGAGCTTGTTCAGCAGATACACAGTGATATTAAGAAGTTCGCGAAGGTAGTGGGTGTCAAGTGTGTGCCTGTGTATGGGGGTTCTGGTGTTGCTCAACAGATTAGTGAACTGAAGCGGGGAGCTGAGATTGTTGTCTGTACTCCAGGTAGGATGATTGACATACTTTGTACCAGTGGTGGAAAAATCACAAATCTGCGTAGAGTTACTTACTTGGTTATGGATGAAGCTGATAGGATGTTTGACATGGGTTTTGAACCTCAGATAACTCGAATTGTTCAAAATACACGACCAGATCGTCAAACTGTACTGTTCTCTGCCACTTTCCCTCGCCAGGTTGAAATTTTGGCTCGTAAAGTGTTAAACAAGCCTGTGGAAATACAAGTTGGTGGGAGGAGTGTTGTGAACAAGGACATAACCCAATTGGTTGAGGTAAGACAAGAAAATGAAAGGTTCTTAAGATTGCTGGAATTACTTGGAGAATGGTACGAGAAGGGGAAAATCTTAATATTTGTCCACTCACAGGAGAAATGTGATGCTTTGTTCAAGGATTTGATTAGGCATGGCTATCCTTGCCTTTCACTTCATGGGGCTAAAGATCAGACAGATCGTGAATCTACCATTTCTGATTTCAAGAGTAATGTGTGCAATTTACTGACTGCGACAAGTGTTGCTGCCAGGGGTTTGGATGTGAAAGAACTGGAATTGGTGATCAATTTTGATGTTCCAAATCACTATGAAGACTATGTTCATCGTGTTGGTCGTACGGGACGAGCTGGGCGAAAGGGCTGTGCTATCACTTTCATCTCTGAGGAAGATGCAAGATATGCGCCTGATCTTGTCAAAGCCTTGGAACTTTCTGAGCAAGTTGTTCCTGATGACCTGAAAGCCCTTGCTGATGGTTTTATGGCAAAAGTGAATCAAGGGCTTGAGCAAGCCCATGGGACTGGTTATGGTGGAAGTGGTTTTAAATTTAATGAAGAGGAGGATGAAGTGAGGAGAGCAGCAAAAAAAGCACAGGCAAAAGAGTATGGTTTTGAGGAAGACAAATCAGATtcagaagatgaagatgaagggGTACGGAAAGCTGGTGGTGACATCTCACAGCAAACTGCTCTTGCTCAGATTGCTGCCCTTGCTGCTGCCTCCAAAGTTAGTACAGCTTCATTGCCAAACTCGGCCTCAGCAGCCCAACTGCTTCCAAATGGTGGACTGCCTGTTTCTCTTCCTGGTGTACTTGGTCTACCGATACCTGCTGCAACAACAGTTGTGCCTGGGACTGTGCTGCCTATTGGCCCGAATGATGGGGCTGCTCGAGCAGCCGCTCTGGCAGCTGCTATCAACCTGCAGCATAACTTAGCAAAGATTCAAGCTGATGCAATGCCGGAACACTATGAAGCAGAGTTGGAGATAAACGATTTTCCACAAAATGCTAGATGGAAAGTGACCCACAAGGAAACTCTGGGCCCAATTTCTGAATGGACTGGAGCTGCTATTACTACGAGAGGGCAGTATTATCCTCCAGGTAGGATCCCAGGGCCAGGAGAACGCAAGCTGTACCTGTTCATTGAGGGCCCTACTGAGCAATCTGTCAAGAGAGCAAAAGCAGAATTGAAACGTGTTTTGGAGGATATCACGAACCAGGCATCCTCACTTCCAGGTGGAACCCAGCCAGGGAGGTATTCTGTGGTGTAA